The Cellulophaga lytica DSM 7489 nucleotide sequence AGAACAGAAGAATCTAGCCCAAAAAATACTACTTTGTATTTCTCATTATTATTAGAGACTAAAGATTTGATGACGGCTACAATGACTATGTTAGAGTTGTATTACAACGAGCATGATAGTAGTGTGCCGCCAGCTACAATATCATAAGTAGTGAGCATATAAATATAAAGCCCAACAATTATGTTGGGCTTTTTTTTGACTCAATATTTTAATTACAACTAGTTTTTAATCTTATCAGGAGATATAATTTTTAGGTTATAAGTAGCGGTAGTATCTATTGTAATGTTTCTTGTGTAATAGTTGCCCTTTGGTTTATAAACTGGCATTTTACTACTGTGTTTGTTCTTTTGCCTAGTTACGTCTGTTAGATAAAAATTATTTTGCTTGTTGTACTTTTCTAAATTTTTTTCTCTAAACCTAGAGAAAGCATCAGAATTTTTATTGCTGTATAGACTTGTGATATTAGGAGTTGTAGTTTTGTTTAGCAATGTAGAATCTACCGCGAACACATTTTTTTGCTGAGCTAAAGATGCAGTTGCTATTAAGCCTAAAGCTGCTATAAGTATTAAAGATTTTTTCATAGCCTATTTTTCTTACAAAATATTAATTTTTAATTAAACTAAAAATAGTTTTTATACTTTAGGAGTATTATTACCCTTAAAAAAAATATTTTATGAATATTAAACTTTTGTTTTTTACATTTTGTATGCTGGCTTTTGCCAGTTTAAAGGCTCAAGAAACTGGAGCTTTTGAGTTTTTAGACAAAGTAATTGCTCGTTATGATCCTAATAATAATTGGCCTACTTTTAAAGGTGACTTTGTGGTTACAATGAGCACTCCTAATAAAAAAGATAGAGTTACAGATATTCATATAAACCAGCCTAAAAGCACTTTTGTTTTATCTAACGCTAAAGAAGGTAAAAAGCATACTGTTAAGGTTGTAAATGATAGTGTTCATTTTTTTGTTGATGACAGACAGATTGTAAATGAGGAAGAGCAAAAAAAGCTAAAGTTTAATAAGGAACGTGCACTTTTTATGAGAAACTACTATACATACTTATACGGTTTGCCAATGAAACTAAAAGACAAAGGCGCTATAGTAGATCCTAAGCTTTATTCTAAAACAATTAATAAAAAATGGTATAAGGTTATTAAGGTAACTTATGATAAAGAAGTGGGTAAAGATACTTGGTATTTTTATTTTAACCCTAAATCTTTAGATATGGAGATGTATCAGTTTTTTCATGACGAAACTAAAAATGATGGAGAATACATTTTATTGTCTAATACAGAAATTATAAATGGTGTGCGTATGCCCGCCGTTAGAGCTTGGTATACCAATAAAGATGATAAGCTTTTAGGTACTGATGTGTTAACTAAAAAGTAGTTTTTAGGATATAAAAAAGAGGGGTAATTTATACAAATTACCCCTCTTTTTATGTGTAGTGCTGTGTTTTATTTAGCTTCTAAAGCTTGGTCTATTTTAGCAATAGCATCTTCATAATGGTAGCGTGTAACAGTATTAATACTTCCATTTTTTGCTACTTTTAATTTAGAGCGTAAGGTTTTTAATTCTCCTCTAACTAAAGAGCTTACATCAGATGTGGTAACATTAAAACTAGATCTGCTGCTATTTTTTGCATTTAATAATGTTCCCATACGTTCTAAATATGTACGTTGTAAGTTTCTACGGTAAATATCTGCGCTTTTACCAATGTAAGCTTCTTTCCATATGCCTTTACGTAAGTCAGACAACATTTCTAAAGCGCTGTAGTATGTTTTGTTTGTGGTTTCTGCATCTAGCAGCCTACCAATGCGGTCTGCGCTTAAAACACCATTTAAATGTCTTGCTTGTACTTTACGTAAATTTTCTGGGTAGCCAGCATAATCTATGTTTTGTAAAATGGCATTATCTACTAACCATGATTGGGTGCTAAACACATTGTCTTGTAACCATTTCATAGACTCTTTTTGCTTAGTTTTGCTTAAAGGTGTATACACGGGACCATTTTGTTTTGGTGTTTTTAAGTTTTCAAAAACACCACCAATATTGGTTACTACATGGCCTGCGTATCTACTATAAACACCTAATAATTCTCCGTATAATTCTTCTAAATCATCATAGTTATTTGTTTGGTCAGATGTCCAATTACTAAGGTTTTTTGCTACATATTTAAGGTTTTTTACTCCGTATGAGCTTGCTTTAACTGGATCATCTCCTAATCCTTCAGTTTGTGATTGAGGATCAAAACGGCTAGACTGTCTTCCAAATTTATAAATAGGATTGTCTGCTTTTTCTAAGATCCATTTACTTAAAGTAGGTACTTCTGCTTCAGGAGAATTAGCCGCTAAATAACGATAACCCCAGTTTGTAACATAATGGTCATAAGGTCCCATTTGTCTAATAAATCTAATGTTTTTATCTCCTGGTTGCGCAATATAATTGTAGCGAGCATAATCCATTATACTAGCAGCAATACCATTTTTTTGAGTAAATTCTCCATTACGTAAAGAGTCTACAGGATAAGCATAACTTGCAGCCATATTGTGAGGGTAACCTAATGCATGGCCAACCTCATGTGCTATAACCATACGCATCATATCTCCTATTTCTTTAGGTTTGGTGTTAAGTGTTCTTGCATTAGGGTTAGCAGCACCAGTTTCTAATAAATACCTGTTTCTGTAACTACGTAAATGGTTGTGGTACCAAATAATATCACTCTCAATAATTTCTCCGCTTCTTGGGTCAGATACACTTGGGCCAACTGCATTTCTTGTTGTGCTAGCAACATAGCGTATCATAGAATATCTAATGTCTTCAGGGCTAAATTCTGGGTCTTCTTCTGGTGTAGGAGCGTCTCGTGCAATTATTGCATTTTTAAAACCAGCAGTTTCAAATGGTTTTTGCCAGTCTTCAATACCTTGTTTAATGTATTCTTTTAAATTTTCAGGTGTACCAGGATCTAAGTAGTAAACAATTGGTTTTATAGGCTCTACCAATTCTCCTCTTGCATATGCTTCAGGGTCTTTTGGTTCTAACCTCCAACGTCTAATGTATGTTTTTTTATCTGCTTTTAGCTCGTCACTACCAAAATCATACTGACTAACAGTAAAAAAGCCAACCCTTGGGTCAAAAATACGTGGTTGCATTGGTTGCTCTGGTAACAAAATCATAGACTGATTTATTTGTAAGCTAATAGATTCTGTTGCTCTAAGTGTAGATGGTTCTGATGCATTAAAAGTAAAGTCTTGTTTTACTTCTATGTTTTCAGGAAAACTTTTAACACTGTTTATAAAACTACGTTTTGGATCTAATCTTTTTACTTTGTATGTTTTTCTTAATCTGCTAGATAGTCCGCTAATTGCAGGTACATCTGTGTTAAATAATGCAGTTACGTCTACAACAACACTTGTAGAGTCTGTGTTAAAAGCTTCTATGTCAAAAGCAAATAGGGTAGGCTCATAGTTGTTAACTTTTACAGATGCACTTATTGCTTTGCTGCTATCTGCAACATTATCATAAGATTTTGCTTTAAGTAAAATTTTGTCTTGAAAACGAACCCAATGTACTAATTGCTCATTGGTTTTAGAGCCGGCATTCATATATCCGCCGCCAAGTCCGGTAGGTATTTTAGCTATTCTAGTAACCCAAAGCATATCTTTGTTTAGCTTGCTAAAAGGTATTTCGTATAAATACTTTTTATCAACCTTATGCACTGTAAAGAGACCATTGTCAGTAACGGCATCTTTTGTTACAACCTGACTGTAATTTTTAATGTCTCCTTTTTTTTGTTTTTGAGCAGGAGCTGTTTGTTCTGTTTTCCCTTTTTTAGATTTTTTTTTCTTTTGGGCAGTTGTGCTAGCAGCAGAAAATAACGATGCTGCTATGCAAAATAAGAGTATTTTTTTCATTAGTGGTTTGTTAGGGCTACAATATAATAAATGTAGAATTGTATGTTTGTTAGTGAAAAGTTAATATAATAATAGATTGTTCATAACAATTATAAATAATCACGGTATGCCGTGATAGTTAACATAATAACTTTGTTTATTTTTGCACCACATTAAAAATAAGAAATGAAAAACTACCTTGTACATACCTGTTTAATTGCTTTTGTATTTGTAAGTTGCAAAAACATAAAGCAAGAAAAGGATGACAAGGGTATGGAAACGGTAACTAGTTCTTTAGAACCGTTTTCTTCTGATGAAAAAAAACTTGTAGTTAGCACTATTAAAGACGCATATAACTCTACAGAATTTGTGGTGAAATACAATAACTACATAGAGTTTTTTAATACTTATGATGATAAAGTACGTAAATCTTACGCTAATTACTTAAGTTGGGTTAACCAAAAAGAGACTAGCGGAACTACAAATTTAAAAAGTAAAATTGGTTTACCTTTAGAAGAGTTAAACATTTTAAAATCTACCATAGTTCATAGTCCTGCTATAAAAAAGGTAGATGCCAATATGCTTTTGGTGTACAAAACTGCAGAAATTTTATACAATACTATTTTAGAAGTAGATGCGTATTATAAAAAAGGAATTGTAGAGTCTGTAGATGTTAATAAAACTAAAAAGCTTCACATAAAATTGCTAGAAGCTTACCGTAATTACTTTTCTACTTTTGATGATATGTCTATTGTTTTTTACAGGTTGCAAGACGATGTTGAAAAGTATAAAAAAGAGAAGTATAAAGAGCAAGAGTTGGTAGTGCAATACAATTTATTTACTGCTATAAATGCTACAGAGGCTATTTTAAATGAAATTGGAGGTAGAGATGTAGACGGACTTTTAACTTTAGATTTTACGGTAATTAACCAAAAAATAAAAGAGCTTAGAGCGGCATATGTTGCATTAGAAGGATTGAAGGAAAACCAAGATTTAATAGTAAAAGAATTTGGTAAGCCTATGCCAGTTGTTACTAATTTTACCAACCATTTAGGAAACATTTTAATGGGGTTAACTAGTTTAAAATTGCGAATTGCTAATAATGATTTTGATTATGGTAAAGATCATCCAAACATTGCTGCAGACGGTTCTCCTTTAAAACTAGAGCTAGAATTTATAGCTATGGTAAACGAATACAGAAGTATAAATTAAGTATTTATCTGTAAAAATTCATCTCATCCATATACTTAAAAACAGCGGTAGGTAATAAAGGCGTAATGTTTTTACCTAATTTGTGATTTTTACGAATAAACGTAGATGAGATTTCCATTATAGGAGCATCTGTTACCATTTTTATTTTAGGGTTATTTTTAAATTGATGGTCTATTGTGCCAGAAGAAACCCTAGGGTACACATAAATATTGTGGTTTTCTAAAATAACCTCGTAGTTTTTCCACTTATGAAGACTTTTTAGGTTGTCTTCTCCCATTATTAATGAAAAATCGTAACCATTTGGGTACTTCTCTAGTAAATGAGCTAAAGTATGTACCGTATAATTGGGTTGTGGTAAATTAAACTCTATGTTAGATGGTTTTAGTTTAGGGTATTCTTCTGTAGCCTCTAAAACCATTTGGTACCTGTGGTGATTGCTTAATAAAGATTGTTTTGTTTTAAACGGACTCTGAGGTGTTATTACAAACCAAACTTCGTCTAAATCTGTAAATTCTACTAAGTGGTTTGCTATAACTAAGTGTCCTAAATGTATTGGGTTAAAGGTTCCAAAATACAACCCTACTTTCTTCATTTTACGCTTCTTTTTCTGGGTTTGGTTTGCTTATAAAATCTTCAACCAGTTTTTCTGCTTCAGCTAAAGCAGTGTCTAAATCGTAATTTTTAATAACGGTATCAAATTGTGGAGCGGTAGCTAATTCTACAGATGCTTTTGCTATACGCATATTAATTTTATCGTCGCTTTCTGTGCTACGCTTTTTTAACCTAATCTTAAGCTCGTCTATGCTAGGTGGCTTTACAAAAACTGCCAGTGTTTGTTCTGGAAATTTCTTTTTTATACGCAATCCTCCAACAACATCTATGTCAAAAATAACGTTTTTGCCTTCAGCCCATAAACGTTCTACTTCTGTTTTTAGTGTTCCGTAAAAGTTATCTCTGTAAACCTCTTCCCATTCTAAAAAATCATCGTTTTTTATATGGTTTTTAAATTCAGATAATGATAAAAAATAGTAGTGTTCGCCATTTTTTTCTTTTCCTCTTTTAGGTCTAGATGTTGCAGATACTGAAAATGCTAGGTTTAAGTGTTTTTTACCTAATAAATGTCTAACTATAGTTGTTTTGCCACTACCAGATGGTGCTGAAAATATGATAAGTTTGCCGCCTTTCATTATAAAACATTTAGCATTTGTTCTTTAATTTTTTCAAGCTCGTCTTTCATTTGCACTACCAACTGTTGCATTGGCGCATAATTAGCTTTAGAGCCAATGGTGTTAATTTCTCTACCAATTTCCTGAGATATAAAACCTAATTTTTTTCCGTTAGAGTCGGCAGAGTTTATTGTAGTTGTAAAGTAAGATAAGTGGTTTGCTAAACGAACTTTTTCTTCTGTAATGTCATATTTCTCCAAATAGTAAATAAGTTCTTGTTCAAACCTATTTTCGTCTATATCAGTCTTTAGGTCAGATACAGCTTTTTCTAAACGTTCTCGTAATGCAGTTTGCCTGTCTGGATCTATAGCAATTACTTGTTGTAGCAAGCTTTCTAATGAAGTAATACGTTGTTTAAAGTCTTGTTCTAAAACAGCGCCTTCTTCAGTTCTAAATACGTTAATTTCTTTTAAGGCTTCTACAAGTGTATTTTGTATTGCTTTGTACTCTTCAGCGTCAATCTCTTCACGCTCTGTTTTCATAGCATCTGGTAAACGTAAAGCCATTTCTAAAAGCTTAACATCATCACCTTCTGCTATGTTTTTTAATTGTTGCATGTACTGCTTAACAATTGCTTCATTTATTTGTGATGAAGTATCTGCTCCAGTACTTTCAATATAAAGATTAAAGTCTATTTTACCTCTTTGTAAGCCATTAGCAATAGTTTTGCGTAACTCCAATTCTTTCTCTCTGTATGCAGATGGCATACGTGCATTTAAATCTAAACTTTTGCTGTTTAAAGACTTAATTTCAATAGTAATTTTTTTTGATGGAAGTTGCACTACGTGTTTTCCAAATCCGGTCATGGACTGAATCATATATTGTAAATTTTATGCAAATATAATTAAACTATACTAGTTGAGGCTACCAGTCTATTCTAATAACGCTATTTCACTAGTTTGAAAACAAATGATAGGATAAATACTTTAATTTTCTGATTAAAGTAAAAAATTCTGCCTAGTTGTAATAGACAGAATTTTTCTGGTTTTAAAGAAGTGTTATTAGAGTTCTCTTACCCAAATATTTCTATAGCTAACCCTGCTGTTGTCTCCGTGATCTTGCAATCTTAAAGGGGCTTTACCGTGAGCTTCGTTTTTAGGCCATCCAATGTAAGGTGTTGTGCCTTTAATTTCTACATGGTCTAAAACTAGAATTCCGTTGTGTAAAAGTGTTAGTGTCCCAGATTTTATTTTTTTACCAGCTTTATTAAATTCTGGTGCGTGGTACACAACATCATAAGTGTTCCACTCTCCAGTAGGTACAGATGCTTTTGCAAGCGGAATATGTTGTTTGTATATTGAGCCAACTTGTCCGTTTACATAAGTATCATTATTGTTGTTATCTAGTACTTGTATTTCATACCTATCTTGAAGAAACACACCGCTATTTGCACGGTTTTGTCCATCTCTTAAAATTTCTTTAGGAGACCTCCATTCTATATGCAGTTGTATACTGCCAAATTCCTTTTTTGTTTTAATGTCTCCAGATTTATCTTTTACTGTAAAAAAACCATCTTCTTCATTAACATCCCAAGGGGCTGGTTTGCCATCTGTGCCAACCCATTGGTCTAAGTTATTACCGTTAAATAATACAATAGCATCACTAGGAGCGGCATTATTTTTTGCAGGTGTAACTGTTGCTGGTACTGGTTTGTATAATTCTGTTTCTTCAGGTTTTGTAGGTTCTGTGCCACTGTATTCCTCGTGGATTATGTAATCTACTTCAGATTTGGTTTCAGGGGTTTCTACTGTTGCTTTCTCTTGGCAGCTAATAATTAGAAGCCCTAAAAGAGACCAGATAATTTTTTTCATGCTTAATTTAATTCTTTAATTTTTATGTTTCTGTATGATACCACATCACCGTGGTCTTGTACGCCAATTTTACCTGTTTTATATTTAGCAAAACCATCCCAGCCGTTAAATTTAGAATTCTCTAGTAAGGAGTTCCATTCTTCTCCTTCTAAAGGAAATTCTGCTACCGTAACACCATTTAAAACAGAACTACCTTTGTTGGTGTTGTGGTTAATTGTAATAACTGTTGTATTCCACTCTCCAACTGGTTTTGTTGCGTCTTTACTAGGAGCAACTAAATCATATAAAGCACCAGCTTGGCGATCTGTTCCGTTTTTTGCATCAGGGTGTTTTTGGTTGTCTAGCACCTGTACTTCTAAACCTGTTTCATAAGGCTGTCCGTATGTGCCATCATCTTTAATTCCCCAAAAAATACCACTATTTCCTCCTTCAGATATTTTCCAATCTATAGACAATACAAAATTTGTGTATTCTTTTTTAGAAACAAGATTGTAATGGGTGTCTTTAGGTCTGTTTGTTGGTGGATGAAAAACTAGGGCGTCACCTTCAATCTTCCAATTTTCAATAGCGTTATCGTTTCCGTACAATTTTAAATTGTCAAGGTTACTGCCATCAAAAAGCACTGTCCATTCATTTTTTGTAGGTACTTCTTTTATGGTGTTTTCTGCAGTAATTTCTTTTTCTTTTGTTTCTTGGGTTGCTTTGTCTTTGCAGCTAAAAGTTAATGCAGTTAAGCAGCTTATTAATACTAATTTTTTCATAAGTAGTTATTGTTGTTTGTTATTTTAAATGCCTAACATTTTTTTTAGCAACTCTTTATCTGTACCAGTTTTAGCAAAATCATCAAAAGTTTTTTCTGTAGCTTCAATTATGTGGTCTTGTATAAATTTAGCACCTTCTGTAGCACCTTGCTCAGGACTTTTAATACAGCATTCCCATTCCATAGTAGCCCAAACATCGCATCCGTATTGGGTAAGCTTAGAGAAAATAGTTTTAAAATCTATTTGTCCGTCTCCTAAAGAACGATACCTTCCTGCCCTGTCTTTCCAGTCATTATAACCACCAAAAGCACCTTTTTTGCCTGTTGGGTTAAACTCAGAATCTTTTACGTGAAAAGACTTTATGTATGGATGGTAATGGTCTATAAAAGCAATATAATCTAGTTGTTGTAGTACAAAATGACTTGGGTCATACAAAATATTTACACGTTTGTGGTTGCCTGTAGCTTCTAAAAAACGCTCAAAGGTATCTCCGTCATGAAGGTCTTCTCCTGGATGAATTTCATAGCAAACATCTACATCTTCTTTGTCAAAATGGTCTAGTATAGGTAACCATCTAGCTGCAAGTTCTTCAAAACCAAGTTCTACTAAACCAGGAGGTCTTTGTGGCCAAGGGTGCATTGTATGCCATAACAAAGAACCAGAAAAAGTAGCGTGAGATTTAATACCTAATCGCCTACTTGCAGTACCAGCTTTTTTAACGGTTTCTATTGCCCATTCTGTTCTTGCTTGTGGATTTCCACGTAAATGTTCTGGTGCAAAACCATCAAACATTACGTCATAAGCTGGGTGTACAGCAACCAATTGTCCTTGTAAATGAGTAGATAGTTCTGCAATTTCTAAACCATAAGAATTTACTTTTGCTTTAAGTTCATCACAATATTCTTGGCTATCTGCGGCCTTGTCTAGGTCTATTAAAAAAGTTTCCCAAGTAGGTATTTGTATACCCTTATACCCAAGGTCTGCTGCCCATTTGCATAATCCTCCTAAGGAATTAAATGGAGCTTTACTGTCTACAAATTGTGCTAAAAATACCGATGGACCTTTTATTGTCTTCATTTTATGTAATTTAATGCTATATTTAACGTTTAATTTTTAAGGCTATAAAGAAGAATAACCCAAGTTATAAATATAATAATTTGTAAACGATTTGGGGTAGCTTTTTATACGAATTGAGTGGTTTTGTGCGACGAACAACATAAAAACCGTATTGGACTAAAAATATAAATTTATATCTGTGGAAAACAATAAATCGGCTAAGAATTTATGGGGAGATTATTTAGATAAGCATTTGGAAGATGCTTTTGTAAAAGACCCTAAAGTAGAACATTTCTGCGATAATGAAAAAGATGCAAATGAGTGTGCTACACTGGTTGTTAAAGGAATAAAAAAGGCAACTACGCACTCTTTACTTGGTTTGCAATTGCGTAATGAATCCTTACCAAAAATAGGTGATTTTAGAATTGTTACCGACTGGAGTGGCCAAGCAAAATGTATTGTGCGTACTACGGCTGTTAAATTAAAGCCTTTGTTTAGTATTGACGAAAGTTATGCGCAGAAAGAGGGTGAGGGAGATAAAAGTTTATCGTATTGGAGAACTACACACGTAGATTATTATACAAGAGAATTGGCAGAGTTTAAACGTAAGCCCACAGATAGTATGATAGTTGTTTGTGAGGAATTTGAAAAAGTTTTTTAAACTGGCACTACATTATATCAAAAAGCCACACTTTTAAAGTGTGGCTTTTTGTTTTTATATTGGTGTATTAGTTAATCTAAATCTATCCAAACATTTCCTTTTTGGTGAGAGGTTACGCTACTTTGTATAAAGTTAAGACCACGCACGCCATCTAACATTGTTGGGAATTCCCCATCATTGTACTTTTCACCTCTTACAGCTCTGGCAACGCCTAAATAAATGTTAGCCATTGCATCAAAAATACCTTCTGGATGCCCTGGAGGTAATTTGGTTCCGTCTAAAGATAAATCAGAGTTATAAGCGTGTCCTGGTTTGTATACCTGCAAAGGTTTATCATCACTCATAACATACAGATAATTTGGGTTTTCTTGCTCCCATTTTAACCCGCCTTTGTTCCCGTAAATTTTAATGGTAAGTCCGTTTTCTTCACCTGTAGCTATTTGGCTAGCTCTAATAATACCTTTTGCGTTACTGTTAAAACGAACAAGAGCTGTACCGTCTATGTCCATTTTATTATCATCATATAAATAATTTAAATCTGATAATAAAGATTTTATTTGCATACCAGTTGTGTACTCTATCATATTAAACGCGTGTACACCTATGTCTCCCATACAACAGCTAATACCAGATTTTTCGGGATCTAAACGCCAAGTGCTGGCTCTTTTATCCTTTTCATGAATTATAGGGTTTATCCATCCTTGGTAGTATTGCGCATCTACTTTTTGAATGTCTCCTATAGCACCAGCTTTAATCATTTCTCGCATTTGGCGTACCATAGGGTAGCCAGTATACGTATGTGTAACGGCAAAAATTGTACCTGCTTTTTCTAAAGTAGCTTGTAAAATTTTAGCCTCTTCATAAGTGGTTGTCATTGGTTTTTCGCAAATAACATGAAAGCCATTTTCTAATAACTTTTTAGCCATAGGAAAATGTAAAAAGTTAGGAGTAAGTATAGAGCATACTTGTATTCTTTCTTCTGCAGGTAGTTTTAATTCTTCCTCAATAAGTGTGTCAAAATCTTTATATATTCTGTTGGTAGGAATATCTATTTGTTTTGCAAAACTTAAGCTATCTTCTAAATTAGGATTAAAAACAGCACCAGTAATTTGGTAATTGTCATTAATAAAAGAAGCAACCCTGTGTAAAACACCAATTAAAGAATCTCCACCGCCACCTAGAATTCCTAGTCTAATTTTTTTACTCATAAAAGTATCTTTTAAGGCTTATTTTTTTATTTTAAGTTTTTAGATGCATTAATTAGTAAGTCTCTGGTAGCAATAATACCTTCTTCTTCACTTTTTTCTTCACCTTCATATTCAACCCCAATAAAACCAGTATAACCAGCATCTTTTACAATTTGTAACATTTTGGCATAGTCTATTTTCGTTTCATTTCCTTCTGCATCAAAATTGTAAGACTTAGCACTAACTGCTTTTGCATATGGCATTAATTCAGTTATCCCTTTGTAAATGTCATACATATCTTCACAGCTACCATCTTCTGCTTTTTTAATACAAAAGTTTCCAAAATCTGGTAATGTACCAACGTTGTCCATATTAACTTTGCTCATTACTTCAGAAAGTAATTTTCCATTAGATGACAATCCGCCGTGGTTTTCTACAATAACATTTATATTATGTTCCTTAGCAAAAGTGCCAAGTTGTGTTAATCCATCTACAGAGCTGGCAACCCATTCTTTTTCTTCTGTAGCACCTGCTAAATTTACGCGTATGGCGTGGCATCCCATTTCTGCGGCAGCTTTTACCCATTTGTAATGAGCTTCAACAGTTTTTTTACGTTCAGCGGCATCTGCCAAAGCAAGATCTCCTTGTCCGTCTACCATAATTAAAACATTTTTCATATCATGTTTTTTAGCAGCTTCATTAGATTTAGCTACAAATTCTGCCATAGCCTCATCAGAATAATTTGCCTCCTTAACATCATTGTAAAGAGCGCTAACATATTCTAAACCAGTAAAACCTAATTTTTTCGCGTTCTCAGCAAAATCATAAGGATTTCCGCCATCAAAAACTTGCTTGTGTAGCGACCACTGCGCTAAAGACAACTCAAAAAATGGTTTTTTTTCGTCTACTTTAGTTTTCGCAATTTCTTCTTTTACTTCTTCGGTTTTTTTAGGAGCATCCTTACATGATGCAAAACAAAAAACAAGTAAAACTAATGGATATTTTACACTTTGTTTAACTAGGTTTTTAACTTTCATTTTTTAGATATTTAATTTTTAGGAATTTACATCAACTATAACGTTATAGTACGTTAACCTCAATATTTACAGGGTTTAAATGTAGAAAATTTATTTTATATTTGAGAAAATTATCAAATAAACAACGCAAAGAATGGGCAAATTTTATTATAACGAAGAACAAGAGTCTTATGATGCTATAGTTGTAGGAACTGGTATAAGTGGCGGATGGGCTGCTAAAGAATTATGTGAAGCTGGTTTAAAGACTTTAATTTTAGAAAGAGGTAGAATGGTAAAACATAGGGAGGATTACCCTACCGCTTTTAAAGAGTCTTGGGATTTGCCAAATAACGGAGCCATTTCTCCGGAAGAGAAAGCAAAACAGTTAAAGCAATCTAGAACTGGTTATACTACAAATGCAGATACTAAGCATTGGTTTGTAAATGATTTAAAGCATCCTTACAATGAAACTAAGCGTTTTGACTGGATGCGTGGTTACCACGTAGGAGGTAGATCTATAATGTGGGGTAGGCATAGTTACCGTTGGAGTGATATAGATTTTGAAGCTAATAAAAAAGATGGTCATGGTGTAGATTGGCCAGTGCGTTATAAAGATATTGAGCCTTGGTATGAAAAGGTTGAGACATTTATTGGTGTGTCTGGAGAAAGCTTGGGTTTACCCCAACTACCAGATAGTAAGTTTGAGCCAATGATGCCATTAAATTG carries:
- a CDS encoding 3-keto-disaccharide hydrolase, producing the protein MKKLVLISCLTALTFSCKDKATQETKEKEITAENTIKEVPTKNEWTVLFDGSNLDNLKLYGNDNAIENWKIEGDALVFHPPTNRPKDTHYNLVSKKEYTNFVLSIDWKISEGGNSGIFWGIKDDGTYGQPYETGLEVQVLDNQKHPDAKNGTDRQAGALYDLVAPSKDATKPVGEWNTTVITINHNTNKGSSVLNGVTVAEFPLEGEEWNSLLENSKFNGWDGFAKYKTGKIGVQDHGDVVSYRNIKIKELN
- a CDS encoding sugar phosphate isomerase/epimerase family protein, which gives rise to MKTIKGPSVFLAQFVDSKAPFNSLGGLCKWAADLGYKGIQIPTWETFLIDLDKAADSQEYCDELKAKVNSYGLEIAELSTHLQGQLVAVHPAYDVMFDGFAPEHLRGNPQARTEWAIETVKKAGTASRRLGIKSHATFSGSLLWHTMHPWPQRPPGLVELGFEELAARWLPILDHFDKEDVDVCYEIHPGEDLHDGDTFERFLEATGNHKRVNILYDPSHFVLQQLDYIAFIDHYHPYIKSFHVKDSEFNPTGKKGAFGGYNDWKDRAGRYRSLGDGQIDFKTIFSKLTQYGCDVWATMEWECCIKSPEQGATEGAKFIQDHIIEATEKTFDDFAKTGTDKELLKKMLGI
- a CDS encoding ASCH domain-containing protein, which produces MENNKSAKNLWGDYLDKHLEDAFVKDPKVEHFCDNEKDANECATLVVKGIKKATTHSLLGLQLRNESLPKIGDFRIVTDWSGQAKCIVRTTAVKLKPLFSIDESYAQKEGEGDKSLSYWRTTHVDYYTRELAEFKRKPTDSMIVVCEEFEKVF
- a CDS encoding Gfo/Idh/MocA family protein, translated to MSKKIRLGILGGGGDSLIGVLHRVASFINDNYQITGAVFNPNLEDSLSFAKQIDIPTNRIYKDFDTLIEEELKLPAEERIQVCSILTPNFLHFPMAKKLLENGFHVICEKPMTTTYEEAKILQATLEKAGTIFAVTHTYTGYPMVRQMREMIKAGAIGDIQKVDAQYYQGWINPIIHEKDKRASTWRLDPEKSGISCCMGDIGVHAFNMIEYTTGMQIKSLLSDLNYLYDDNKMDIDGTALVRFNSNAKGIIRASQIATGEENGLTIKIYGNKGGLKWEQENPNYLYVMSDDKPLQVYKPGHAYNSDLSLDGTKLPPGHPEGIFDAMANIYLGVARAVRGEKYNDGEFPTMLDGVRGLNFIQSSVTSHQKGNVWIDLD
- a CDS encoding sugar phosphate isomerase/epimerase family protein, yielding MKVKNLVKQSVKYPLVLLVFCFASCKDAPKKTEEVKEEIAKTKVDEKKPFFELSLAQWSLHKQVFDGGNPYDFAENAKKLGFTGLEYVSALYNDVKEANYSDEAMAEFVAKSNEAAKKHDMKNVLIMVDGQGDLALADAAERKKTVEAHYKWVKAAAEMGCHAIRVNLAGATEEKEWVASSVDGLTQLGTFAKEHNINVIVENHGGLSSNGKLLSEVMSKVNMDNVGTLPDFGNFCIKKAEDGSCEDMYDIYKGITELMPYAKAVSAKSYNFDAEGNETKIDYAKMLQIVKDAGYTGFIGVEYEGEEKSEEEGIIATRDLLINASKNLK
- a CDS encoding 3-keto-disaccharide hydrolase, with amino-acid sequence MKKIIWSLLGLLIISCQEKATVETPETKSEVDYIIHEEYSGTEPTKPEETELYKPVPATVTPAKNNAAPSDAIVLFNGNNLDQWVGTDGKPAPWDVNEEDGFFTVKDKSGDIKTKKEFGSIQLHIEWRSPKEILRDGQNRANSGVFLQDRYEIQVLDNNNNDTYVNGQVGSIYKQHIPLAKASVPTGEWNTYDVVYHAPEFNKAGKKIKSGTLTLLHNGILVLDHVEIKGTTPYIGWPKNEAHGKAPLRLQDHGDNSRVSYRNIWVREL